The following coding sequences are from one Salmo trutta chromosome 36, fSalTru1.1, whole genome shotgun sequence window:
- the LOC115175944 gene encoding zinc finger protein 14 isoform X1 — translation MDSSLYLCSTCYQIFNSLEVVISHQLTCQPVNTEEMVPAAPPTAQTESSRVVLESQNGPSQHQERNQKRTFMMNPNLPYLHSLIEKRATGSPTGSNSPQNQTQTQNLTSPALLIHYQCRECEALFESLELWQKHSKLGDCSATTGSEPRDQEMDTECQPVIGNEKGVEEQSGRGMDVNIEEDGDKEREEEVDYRGGMEQEHSIEIELESETNSQHSFPNTPMFTNPAACSSNPTASSSRQTSFCVACGSGFSTESALKLHRVVIHGLPGALHHCDLCGKSFMNTTKYLYHRRQHRDRGEKDLEGSTPRVDCILPKPLFQWKSNSAVASGGEETPTHPPLTTPTLPDPSTSLPALETTPGDHFGPCPHCGRFFKSCSRMRTHIQAHSGLKPFKCDLCPKTFAYSRCVTHHRITHSARKPYTCLRCGKSYTLLGKLQTHHLLHKHQDALNKDGVVVKEDTDKEEGPGVVNDAESKNSKYPTFFRYKCPDCPRCFRMSSQVPVHRYSHTGKCPFTCSICGEHFFHKSRLKLHALTHNGVVDIGLVKGTGQGRGRGQGRRRDKTTGLLDCEFCRHHCVTKEGLDLHRLSHAGQTPLRCPMTPCRRRYATAASLEEHLLTHCPAPGYTVAAADLPKPRPFHCHHCGKDFTTGSSLSVHLRVHTGEKPFQCSQCWKRFRQIPHLRDHERLHSGERPFVCGVCGKSFVLAARLTEHARTHSGEKPFSCPMCHRAFRSLSNLGKHRKTHRCCPPTQPQEGISEQTAVLGVKIQGNMDNMEGQAAVRTILLVQPQVVSQGGSSSVSAPLVLLHPSVAVGNGQAGAVGGTIMRHAIEVIVEQAGEQQVKS, via the exons ATGGACTCCTCCCTCTACTTGTGCTCTACCTGCTACCAGATATTCAACTCTCTGGAGGTGGTGATCTCTCATCAGCTCACCTGCCAACCGGTCAACACAGAGGAGATGGTCCCTGCAGCGCCACCTACAGCACAGACCGAG AGCTCCAGAGTGGTGCTTGAGTCTCAGAATGGACCATCCCAGCACCAAGAGAGAAACCAAAAGAGAACCTTCATGATGAACCCAAACCTGCCCTACCTGCACTCCCTCATAGAGAAGAGAGCGACTGGAAGTCCGACCGGTTCCAACAGCCCTCAGAACCAGACCCAAACGCAAAACCTGACTAGTCCGGCCCTGCTCATCCACTATCAGTGTAGGGAATGTGAGGCGTTGTTTGAGTCCCTGGAGCTGTGGCAGAAGCACAGCAAGCTGGGTGACTGTTCTGCAACCACTGGGTCAGAACCAAGGGACCAGGAAATGGACACAGAGTGTCAGCCTGTGATAGGAAATGAAAAGGGGGTGGAGGAGCagagtggtagagggatggatgTGAATATAGAGGAGGATGGtgacaaagagagggaggaagaggtagactatagaggagggatggaacaAGAACATAGCATTGAGATTGAATTGGAATCAGAAACAAACTCCCAGCATTCCTTCCCCAACACTCCCATGTTTACAAACCCTGCTGCCTGTAGTTCCAATCCAACTGCTTCCTCCTCGAGACAGACCTCCTTCTGTGTGGCCTGTGGCTCGGGCTTCAGCACAGAGTCGGCGCTAAAGCTGCACCGTGTGGTCATCCACGGCTTGCCGGGGGCGCTACATCACTGTGACCTGTGTGGAAAGAGCTTTATGAACACTACCAAGTACCTCTACCACCGCAGGCAGCATCGAGACAGAGGGGAAAAAGACTTGGAGGGCTCCACACCCCGGGTGGACTGCATTTTACCTAAGCCTCTGTTCCAGTGGAAAAGCAACAGTG CTGTGGCGAGTGGTGGAGAAGAGACCCCGACCCATCCACCCCTCACTACCCCCACCCTCCCTGACCCTTCCACCTCGCTACCGGCCCTGGAAACAACACCAGGGGACCACTTCGGACCGTGCCCCCACTGCGGGCGTTTCTTCAAGAGCTGCAGCCGCATGCGCACCCACATCCAGGCCCACTCGGGCCTCAAGCCGTTTAAGTGTGACCTCTGCCCCAAGACGTTTGCCTACAGCAGATGCGTGACGCACCACCGTATCACCCACAGCGCCCGCAAGCCTTACACCTGCCTGCGCTGCGGCAAGAGCTACACGCTGTTGGGCAAGCTCCAGACCCACCACCTACTACACAAACACCAGGATGCCTTGAACAAAGATGGCGTTGTGGTGAAGGAGGACACAGACAAGGAGGAGGGTCCTGGTGTGGTCAATGACGCAGAGTCAAAGAACTCAAAGTACCCAACGTTTTTTCGATACAAATGCCCCGATTGTCCACGCTGCTTCCGAATGTCCTCTCAGGTGCCGGTTCACAG ATACTCTCACACAGGGAAGTGTCCGTTCACCTGCTCCATCTGTGGTGAACACTTCTTCCACAAGAGCAGGCTGAAGCTTCATGCTCTCACACACAACG GAGTGGTGGACATAGGCCTGGTTAAGGGAACAGGCCAGGGTAGAGGCCGTGGCCAAGGCAGAAGGCGGGACAAGACCACAGGGCTTCTGGACTGTGAGTTCTGCCGCCACCACTGTGTCACCAAGGAAGGCCTGGACCTCCACAGATTGTCCCATGCCGGACAGACCCCCTTGCGCTGCCCCATGACCCCCTGCAGACGGCGCTATGCCACGGCAGCCTCCCTGGAAGAGCACCTCCTTACCCACTGCCCGGCGCCTGGATACACGGTGGCTGCCGCCGACCTCCCCAAGCCCCGTCCCTTCCACTGCCATCACTGTGGGAAGGACTTCACCACCGGCTCATCACTCAGTGTCCACCTTAGAGTCCACACGGGGGAGAAGCCCTTTCAG TGCTCCCAATGTTGGAAACGCTTCCGACAGATCCCTCACCTGCGCGACCACGAGCGTCTGCACAGCGGCGAGCGTCCCTTCGTCTGCGGTGTCTGTGGCAAGAGCTTCGTCCTGGCCGCCCGCCTCACGGAGCACGCCCGCACTCACAGTGGCGAGAAACCATTCTCCTGCCCCATGTGCCACCGGGCCTTCCGCTCCCTCTCCAACCTGGGAAAGCACCGCAAGACCCACCGCTGCTGCCCCCCCACACAGCCACAAGAGGGCATCAGCGAGCAGACCGCTGTCCTAGGGGTCAAAATTCAGGGGAATATGGACAATATGGAGGGTCAGGCGGCCGTGCGTACAATCTTACTTGTTCAGCCCCAAGTGGTCTCTCAGGGAGGATCTTCTTCCGTATCTGCTCCCCTCGTCCTCCTTCACCCCTCAGTTGCTGTGGGCAACGGACAGGCCGGGGCTGTGGGGGGCACCATTATGCGGCATGCCATCGAGGTCATCGTGGAGCAGGCTGGTGAGCAGCAGGTGAAAAGTTGA
- the LOC115175944 gene encoding zinc finger protein 14 isoform X2 codes for MMNPNLPYLHSLIEKRATGSPTGSNSPQNQTQTQNLTSPALLIHYQCRECEALFESLELWQKHSKLGDCSATTGSEPRDQEMDTECQPVIGNEKGVEEQSGRGMDVNIEEDGDKEREEEVDYRGGMEQEHSIEIELESETNSQHSFPNTPMFTNPAACSSNPTASSSRQTSFCVACGSGFSTESALKLHRVVIHGLPGALHHCDLCGKSFMNTTKYLYHRRQHRDRGEKDLEGSTPRVDCILPKPLFQWKSNSAVASGGEETPTHPPLTTPTLPDPSTSLPALETTPGDHFGPCPHCGRFFKSCSRMRTHIQAHSGLKPFKCDLCPKTFAYSRCVTHHRITHSARKPYTCLRCGKSYTLLGKLQTHHLLHKHQDALNKDGVVVKEDTDKEEGPGVVNDAESKNSKYPTFFRYKCPDCPRCFRMSSQVPVHRYSHTGKCPFTCSICGEHFFHKSRLKLHALTHNGVVDIGLVKGTGQGRGRGQGRRRDKTTGLLDCEFCRHHCVTKEGLDLHRLSHAGQTPLRCPMTPCRRRYATAASLEEHLLTHCPAPGYTVAAADLPKPRPFHCHHCGKDFTTGSSLSVHLRVHTGEKPFQCSQCWKRFRQIPHLRDHERLHSGERPFVCGVCGKSFVLAARLTEHARTHSGEKPFSCPMCHRAFRSLSNLGKHRKTHRCCPPTQPQEGISEQTAVLGVKIQGNMDNMEGQAAVRTILLVQPQVVSQGGSSSVSAPLVLLHPSVAVGNGQAGAVGGTIMRHAIEVIVEQAGEQQVKS; via the exons ATGATGAACCCAAACCTGCCCTACCTGCACTCCCTCATAGAGAAGAGAGCGACTGGAAGTCCGACCGGTTCCAACAGCCCTCAGAACCAGACCCAAACGCAAAACCTGACTAGTCCGGCCCTGCTCATCCACTATCAGTGTAGGGAATGTGAGGCGTTGTTTGAGTCCCTGGAGCTGTGGCAGAAGCACAGCAAGCTGGGTGACTGTTCTGCAACCACTGGGTCAGAACCAAGGGACCAGGAAATGGACACAGAGTGTCAGCCTGTGATAGGAAATGAAAAGGGGGTGGAGGAGCagagtggtagagggatggatgTGAATATAGAGGAGGATGGtgacaaagagagggaggaagaggtagactatagaggagggatggaacaAGAACATAGCATTGAGATTGAATTGGAATCAGAAACAAACTCCCAGCATTCCTTCCCCAACACTCCCATGTTTACAAACCCTGCTGCCTGTAGTTCCAATCCAACTGCTTCCTCCTCGAGACAGACCTCCTTCTGTGTGGCCTGTGGCTCGGGCTTCAGCACAGAGTCGGCGCTAAAGCTGCACCGTGTGGTCATCCACGGCTTGCCGGGGGCGCTACATCACTGTGACCTGTGTGGAAAGAGCTTTATGAACACTACCAAGTACCTCTACCACCGCAGGCAGCATCGAGACAGAGGGGAAAAAGACTTGGAGGGCTCCACACCCCGGGTGGACTGCATTTTACCTAAGCCTCTGTTCCAGTGGAAAAGCAACAGTG CTGTGGCGAGTGGTGGAGAAGAGACCCCGACCCATCCACCCCTCACTACCCCCACCCTCCCTGACCCTTCCACCTCGCTACCGGCCCTGGAAACAACACCAGGGGACCACTTCGGACCGTGCCCCCACTGCGGGCGTTTCTTCAAGAGCTGCAGCCGCATGCGCACCCACATCCAGGCCCACTCGGGCCTCAAGCCGTTTAAGTGTGACCTCTGCCCCAAGACGTTTGCCTACAGCAGATGCGTGACGCACCACCGTATCACCCACAGCGCCCGCAAGCCTTACACCTGCCTGCGCTGCGGCAAGAGCTACACGCTGTTGGGCAAGCTCCAGACCCACCACCTACTACACAAACACCAGGATGCCTTGAACAAAGATGGCGTTGTGGTGAAGGAGGACACAGACAAGGAGGAGGGTCCTGGTGTGGTCAATGACGCAGAGTCAAAGAACTCAAAGTACCCAACGTTTTTTCGATACAAATGCCCCGATTGTCCACGCTGCTTCCGAATGTCCTCTCAGGTGCCGGTTCACAG ATACTCTCACACAGGGAAGTGTCCGTTCACCTGCTCCATCTGTGGTGAACACTTCTTCCACAAGAGCAGGCTGAAGCTTCATGCTCTCACACACAACG GAGTGGTGGACATAGGCCTGGTTAAGGGAACAGGCCAGGGTAGAGGCCGTGGCCAAGGCAGAAGGCGGGACAAGACCACAGGGCTTCTGGACTGTGAGTTCTGCCGCCACCACTGTGTCACCAAGGAAGGCCTGGACCTCCACAGATTGTCCCATGCCGGACAGACCCCCTTGCGCTGCCCCATGACCCCCTGCAGACGGCGCTATGCCACGGCAGCCTCCCTGGAAGAGCACCTCCTTACCCACTGCCCGGCGCCTGGATACACGGTGGCTGCCGCCGACCTCCCCAAGCCCCGTCCCTTCCACTGCCATCACTGTGGGAAGGACTTCACCACCGGCTCATCACTCAGTGTCCACCTTAGAGTCCACACGGGGGAGAAGCCCTTTCAG TGCTCCCAATGTTGGAAACGCTTCCGACAGATCCCTCACCTGCGCGACCACGAGCGTCTGCACAGCGGCGAGCGTCCCTTCGTCTGCGGTGTCTGTGGCAAGAGCTTCGTCCTGGCCGCCCGCCTCACGGAGCACGCCCGCACTCACAGTGGCGAGAAACCATTCTCCTGCCCCATGTGCCACCGGGCCTTCCGCTCCCTCTCCAACCTGGGAAAGCACCGCAAGACCCACCGCTGCTGCCCCCCCACACAGCCACAAGAGGGCATCAGCGAGCAGACCGCTGTCCTAGGGGTCAAAATTCAGGGGAATATGGACAATATGGAGGGTCAGGCGGCCGTGCGTACAATCTTACTTGTTCAGCCCCAAGTGGTCTCTCAGGGAGGATCTTCTTCCGTATCTGCTCCCCTCGTCCTCCTTCACCCCTCAGTTGCTGTGGGCAACGGACAGGCCGGGGCTGTGGGGGGCACCATTATGCGGCATGCCATCGAGGTCATCGTGGAGCAGGCTGGTGAGCAGCAGGTGAAAAGTTGA